The following coding sequences are from one Onychomys torridus chromosome 14, mOncTor1.1, whole genome shotgun sequence window:
- the Sstr1 gene encoding somatostatin receptor type 1, whose product MFPNGTASSPSSSPSPGPGSCGEGACSRGPGAGAADGMEEPGRNASQNGTLSEGQGSAILISFIYSVVCLVGLCGNSMVIYVILRYAKMKTATNIYILNLAIADELLMLSVPFLVTSTLLRHWPFGALLCRLVLSVDAVNMFTSIYCLTVLSVDRYVAVVHPIKAARYRRPTVAKVVNLGVWVLSLLVILPIVVFSRTAANSDGTVACNMLMPEPAQRWLVGFVLYTFLMGFLLPVGAICLCYVLIIAKMRMVALKAGWQQRKRSERKITLMVMMVVMVFVICWMPFYVVQLVNVFAEQDDATVSQLSVILGYANSCANPILYGFLSDNFKRSFQRILCLSWMDNAAEEPVDYYATALKSRAYSVEDFQPENLESGGVFRNGTCASRISTL is encoded by the coding sequence ATGTTCCCCAATGGCAccgcctcctctccctcctcttctcctagcCCTGGTCCAGGCAGCTGCGGGGAAGGCGCCTGCAGCAGGGGCCCCGGAGCCGGCGCTGCGGACGGCATGGAGGAACCGGGACGAAACGCTTCCCAGAACGGGACCTTAAGCGAGGGCCAGGGTAGCGCCATTCTCATCTCTTTCATCTACTCCGTGGTATGCTTGGTGGGACTGTGTGGGAACTCCATGGTCATCTACGTGATCCTGCGTTATGCCAAAATGAAGACCGCCACTAACATCTACATTCTAAACCTGGCCATCGCTGATGAGCTGCTCATGCTCAGCGTGCCCTTTCTGGTCACTTCCACATTGTTGCGCCACTGGCCCTTTGGCGCGCTACTTTGCCGCCTTGTGCTCAGCGTGGACGCGGTCAACATGTTCACCAGCATTTACTGTCTGACTGTGCTTAGTGTGGATCGCTATGTCGCTGTGGTGCACCCGATCAAGGCAGCGCGCTACCGTCGGCCCACTGTAGCCAAGGTGGTGAACTTGGGCGTGTGGGTGCTGTCTCTACTGGTTATCTTGCCCATAGTGGTCTTCTCACGCACAGCCGCTAACAGCGACGGCACCGTGGCCTGCAACATGCTCATGCCCGAGCCCGCCCAGCGCTGGCTGGTGGGCTTCGTCTTATACACATTTCTCATGGGCTTCCTGCTGCCTGTCGGGGCCATCTGCCTGTGTTACGTGCTCATCATTGCCAAGATGCGCATGGTGGCCCTCAAGGCCGGCTGGCAGCAGCGCAAGCGCTCAGAGCGCAAGATCActttgatggtgatgatggtggtgatggtgtttgTCATCTGCTGGATGCCTTTCTACGTGGTACAGCTGGTCAATGTGTTCGCTGAGCAAGACGATGCCACCGTGAGCCAGTTGTCTGTCATCCTCGGCTATGCCAACAGCTGTGCCAACCCCATCCTCTACGGCTTCCTGTCCGACAACTTCAAGCGCTCTTTCCAGCGCATCCTGTGCCTCAGCTGGATGGACAACGCTGCGGAAGAACCAGTCGACTACTACGCCACCGCCTTGAAGAGTCGCGCTTACAGTGTGGAGGACTTCCAGCCCGAGAACCTGGAATCTGGAGGCGTTTTCCGTAATGGCACCTGCGCTTCCAGGATCAGCACGCTCTGA